One segment of Thioflexithrix psekupsensis DNA contains the following:
- the der gene encoding ribosome biogenesis GTPase Der encodes MLPVIALVGRPNVGKSTLFNVLTRSRDALVADQPGLTRDRKFGRGRFDEQSYFVIDTGGLAETEEVIVTHISQQVDVAISESDAILFIVDARQGLTAADELIAQRLRSANKPVYLAINKTEYLNNATASAEFYELGFASVFAISATHRHGVQDLIETILKDLPDDGLEDRPLPAAAVFDEDTDSIHLAIVGRPNVGKSTLVNRLLGYERVITYDQPGTTRDSIYVPLTRDGQNYTLIDTAGVRRRARVHETIEKFSIVKTLQAIEDADVVVLLIDAQEGITDQDANLLSEVVEAGCGLVIAVNKWDGLTPYQREQVRHGLSRKLHFIDFAKIHFISALHGSGVGLLFESVNRAWQSASEQIATSRLNQLLEQAVIAHPPPLVRGRRIKPRFMHQSGTFPPTFVVHGNQVNAMPDAYQRYLLNVIRDTFKLEGTPLRLEVKQGENPFAGRKNMLTPRQMRRRKRLMKHVKGK; translated from the coding sequence ATGTTGCCTGTTATTGCTCTTGTTGGCCGACCGAATGTTGGCAAATCTACCTTGTTTAATGTCCTGACGCGCAGTCGAGATGCGTTGGTTGCCGATCAGCCCGGTTTGACGCGAGATCGCAAATTTGGGCGTGGGCGTTTTGACGAACAAAGCTATTTTGTCATTGACACGGGAGGCTTGGCCGAGACAGAAGAAGTGATTGTCACACACATCAGCCAACAAGTAGATGTGGCAATCAGCGAATCTGATGCCATTTTATTTATTGTCGATGCCCGTCAAGGATTAACGGCTGCTGATGAATTGATTGCCCAGCGTTTACGTTCAGCGAATAAGCCTGTTTACCTTGCCATCAATAAAACCGAATATTTGAACAATGCCACGGCCAGTGCGGAATTTTATGAATTGGGTTTTGCTTCGGTCTTTGCCATTTCAGCTACGCACCGTCATGGCGTACAAGATTTGATCGAAACGATTTTAAAAGATTTACCCGATGATGGTTTAGAAGATCGCCCATTACCGGCTGCGGCGGTGTTTGATGAGGATACAGACAGTATTCATTTAGCCATTGTGGGACGGCCGAATGTGGGTAAATCCACGCTGGTCAATCGCCTACTTGGTTATGAGCGGGTGATCACTTACGATCAACCCGGTACCACTCGTGACAGCATCTATGTCCCATTAACCCGTGATGGACAAAATTACACCTTGATCGACACTGCGGGAGTGCGGCGACGTGCCAGAGTACATGAGACCATTGAAAAATTCAGTATTGTCAAAACCTTACAGGCGATTGAAGATGCCGATGTGGTGGTTTTACTGATCGACGCACAAGAAGGCATTACGGATCAGGATGCCAATTTATTAAGCGAAGTGGTTGAAGCGGGTTGTGGTTTAGTGATTGCGGTGAACAAGTGGGACGGTTTGACTCCTTACCAACGCGAACAAGTGCGTCATGGACTTAGTCGTAAACTGCATTTTATTGATTTTGCGAAAATTCATTTTATTTCCGCGCTGCATGGCAGTGGTGTGGGCTTATTATTCGAGTCGGTGAATCGGGCGTGGCAATCGGCCAGTGAACAAATTGCCACTTCACGCTTAAATCAATTGTTAGAACAAGCGGTGATAGCGCATCCGCCGCCATTGGTGCGGGGGCGACGTATTAAACCGCGATTTATGCACCAAAGCGGTACTTTTCCCCCGACTTTTGTCGTTCATGGCAACCAAGTCAATGCCATGCCAGACGCTTATCAACGTTATTTGCTTAATGTCATTCGAGACACGTTTAAACTCGAAGGTACGCCATTGCGTTTAGAAGTGAAACAAGGCGAAAACCCCTTCGCAGGGCGTAAAAATATGCTCACTCCTCGTCAAATGAGACGGCGTAAGCGTTTAATGAAACACGTTAAAGGCAAATAA
- a CDS encoding DUF2141 domain-containing protein, whose product MLNKLRKTSSYLSAVIFLGSWTFPVYAADVNLIVTGITQMTGQVRAALFDKAESFPNRLTDSVQRQAVAVTTGEAALTFSGVVAGTYAIAVFHDANNNGVLDRNFAGIPTELYGFSNNARSTLGSPRFAQAAFTVEEENVEVEIDVK is encoded by the coding sequence ATGTTAAACAAATTAAGAAAAACCAGTAGTTATTTAAGTGCGGTTATTTTCTTAGGCAGTTGGACTTTTCCCGTGTATGCTGCGGATGTTAACTTGATTGTGACGGGAATCACGCAAATGACAGGACAAGTACGAGCCGCGTTATTCGACAAAGCAGAGTCATTTCCCAATCGCCTCACCGACAGCGTACAACGACAAGCCGTAGCAGTGACGACGGGCGAGGCGGCTTTAACATTTAGTGGTGTTGTTGCGGGGACTTATGCGATTGCTGTTTTTCATGATGCCAATAATAACGGTGTATTAGATCGGAATTTTGCGGGCATTCCTACTGAGTTGTATGGTTTTAGCAACAATGCCCGCTCTACGTTGGGTTCACCACGGTTTGCGCAAGCGGCGTTTACCGTGGAAGAAGAGAATGTGGAAGTAGAGATTGACGTAAAATAA
- a CDS encoding KilA-N domain-containing protein has translation MSLTDMVSGFDGGSTLIEAWLRNKNTVEFLGIWEKLNNPNFNSLEFDGIKSQAGLNRFTLSVKMWGQRTNGIRMLILLVHDGLRLMHPTSLKMG, from the coding sequence ATCAGTTTGACGGATATGGTCAGTGGCTTTGATGGAGGGTCAACACTTATCGAGGCATGGCTTCGTAATAAAAATACCGTTGAATTTTTAGGCATTTGGGAAAAGTTAAACAATCCTAATTTTAACTCCCTCGAATTCGATGGAATTAAATCGCAAGCAGGACTGAACAGATTCACTTTATCAGTAAAAATGTGGGGGCAGCGCACTAATGGCATTCGCATGTTGATATTATTGGTGCATGACGGCTTACGCCTTATGCACCCTACTTCACTAAAGATGGGATAA
- a CDS encoding circularly permuted type 2 ATP-grasp protein — MDKAESNPVETVEKTSPCDDLCAHYRCDAGFDEMCQNGDEIRPYWEYLIRSLKILGRDELERRSQEARRLMRDNGVTYNILGDPQGLDRPWQLDPIPLLINSEEWGGIERGLAQRAELMNLLLADLYGTRQVLRKGLIPVELIATHPGFLRPCVGIQYRKRDRLPLYAADLIRTSDGQFWVLADRTQAPTGAGYALENRLVMSRILPSLFRDSHVHRLALFFRTLRNTLAAMSARDDHRIVVLSAGPTDESYFEHAYLAKYLGYTLVQGADLTVRDGRVRLKTLDGLQPVDVILRRVDDFMCDPLELRPDSFQGVAGLVQAMRMGNVSLANPLGSSLLENPGLLAYLPQLARHFLGEDLHLPSPQTWWCGDRLSLQHVLANMDKLVIKRIAHLPNKPAVRGRLLSSKQRELLSEQIKAQPTWFVGTEEMTRATAPVFVNGRLEPRQMILRSFLVSNEQGYVAMPGGLTRVMSSDESAMITSQSSGISKDTWVLASEPEREVTLLNPASEARVVFESQGELPSRVAENLFWLGRYAERAEGTIRLLRAVLLSLSEPYDFPAAQNHACLHTLLRAVTYLTETYPGFIGDETQLKNPETELLSVFLDKNRLGSLSSTLQALLNAAYSVRERVSPDMWRVINNIHEELSALQRETSLQLSDVLQELDNLIISLAAFSGMSVESMTHEQGWRFLMLGRALERSHYTTNLLRATLSTVNSDESTLLEHLLNITDSLLTYRRRYRSHLQVNATLELLLQSEFNPRSIGFNLKRLREYIKTLHREEENPYHYAEGRLILEALTQVRLSVVDVLAKPSEDQFRRDLDQLLVRLGRLLPGLSDAITNSYFSHAEQPRQLVGLAAEVSTEEAEEI; from the coding sequence ATGGACAAAGCAGAATCTAACCCCGTCGAAACTGTCGAAAAAACTTCTCCCTGTGATGATCTATGCGCCCATTATCGCTGTGATGCGGGCTTTGATGAAATGTGTCAAAACGGGGATGAAATCCGTCCCTATTGGGAGTATTTAATTCGTTCGTTGAAAATTCTTGGACGCGATGAATTAGAACGTCGCTCACAAGAAGCCCGGCGATTAATGCGTGACAACGGAGTCACTTATAATATTCTCGGTGATCCGCAAGGTTTAGACCGGCCTTGGCAGTTAGACCCTATCCCTTTGCTGATCAACAGTGAAGAATGGGGAGGCATTGAACGAGGTCTGGCACAGCGGGCTGAATTGATGAATCTGCTCTTAGCTGATTTGTACGGAACGCGGCAAGTTTTGCGTAAGGGCTTAATTCCCGTAGAATTAATTGCGACACATCCGGGTTTTTTGCGTCCTTGTGTGGGCATTCAATACCGTAAACGGGATCGTTTACCGCTTTATGCAGCGGATTTGATTCGCACCAGTGATGGTCAATTTTGGGTGTTGGCTGACCGCACGCAAGCCCCAACCGGCGCAGGTTATGCCTTAGAAAATCGTTTGGTGATGTCGCGGATATTACCCAGTTTATTTCGGGATTCGCATGTTCACCGTTTGGCCTTATTTTTTCGCACCTTACGCAATACATTAGCCGCAATGTCAGCGCGGGATGATCATCGTATTGTTGTATTGAGTGCGGGGCCAACCGATGAAAGTTATTTTGAACATGCTTATTTGGCCAAATACTTAGGTTATACCTTAGTGCAAGGCGCGGATTTAACGGTGCGTGATGGCCGGGTGCGTTTAAAAACGTTGGATGGTTTGCAACCGGTGGATGTGATTTTGCGGCGGGTTGATGATTTTATGTGCGATCCGCTGGAGTTGCGTCCAGATTCGTTTCAAGGCGTTGCGGGTTTGGTGCAGGCGATGCGCATGGGGAATGTGTCATTAGCCAATCCGTTGGGCAGTAGTTTGTTGGAAAATCCCGGTTTATTGGCGTATCTCCCGCAATTGGCGCGGCATTTTTTAGGCGAAGATTTACATTTGCCCTCGCCGCAAACGTGGTGGTGTGGAGATCGTCTGTCTTTGCAACATGTGCTGGCGAATATGGATAAATTGGTGATTAAACGCATCGCCCATTTACCCAATAAGCCCGCTGTGCGCGGACGTTTACTCAGCAGCAAGCAACGGGAATTGTTGAGTGAACAAATTAAAGCCCAGCCCACTTGGTTTGTTGGTACGGAAGAAATGACTCGCGCCACTGCTCCCGTATTTGTTAATGGCCGTTTAGAGCCGCGCCAAATGATTTTGCGTAGTTTTTTGGTGTCCAATGAACAAGGTTATGTGGCGATGCCCGGTGGCTTGACGCGGGTGATGTCCTCTGACGAAAGTGCCATGATCACCAGTCAAAGCAGCGGTATTAGTAAAGATACGTGGGTTTTGGCTTCTGAACCAGAACGAGAAGTGACCCTGCTCAATCCCGCCAGTGAAGCCCGTGTGGTGTTTGAATCACAAGGAGAATTGCCCAGCCGCGTGGCGGAGAATTTATTTTGGTTGGGACGCTATGCCGAGCGGGCAGAGGGAACAATTCGCTTATTGCGTGCCGTGTTGTTATCGTTATCAGAACCTTATGATTTTCCTGCAGCGCAAAATCACGCTTGTTTGCATACTTTATTGCGTGCCGTGACGTATTTGACGGAAACTTACCCCGGCTTTATCGGTGATGAAACTCAGCTAAAAAATCCAGAAACTGAATTACTCTCCGTTTTCCTAGATAAAAATCGTTTAGGCAGTTTGTCTTCGACGTTACAGGCGTTGTTAAATGCGGCTTATTCGGTGCGGGAGCGGGTGTCTCCTGATATGTGGCGCGTGATTAATAATATTCATGAGGAATTGTCCGCGTTGCAACGGGAAACGTCGTTGCAATTGAGTGATGTTTTACAGGAATTAGATAATTTAATTATTTCGCTGGCTGCATTTTCGGGCATGAGCGTGGAAAGCATGACGCATGAGCAAGGATGGCGATTTTTAATGTTAGGGCGTGCGTTGGAGCGCAGCCATTACACCACCAATTTATTACGCGCCACCTTATCCACGGTGAATAGTGATGAATCGACGTTATTAGAGCATTTATTAAATATCACGGATAGTTTATTAACTTATCGGCGGCGTTATCGTTCGCATTTACAAGTGAATGCCACTTTAGAATTATTATTGCAAAGCGAATTTAATCCGCGTTCTATTGGTTTTAATTTAAAACGGTTGCGCGAATATATTAAAACGCTGCATCGAGAAGAGGAAAATCCTTATCACTATGCGGAAGGTCGCTTGATTTTGGAGGCCTTGACACAAGTTCGTTTAAGTGTTGTCGATGTGTTGGCCAAACCTTCGGAAGATCAATTTCGACGCGATTTGGATCAATTATTGGTGCGTTTGGGGCGTTTATTACCGGGTTTATCCGATGCCATTACGAACAGTTACTTTAGCCATGCGGAGCAACCGCGTCAATTAGTCGGCTTGGCCGCAGAGGTCAGTACGGAAGAAGCAGAAGAAATTTAA